In the genome of Dyadobacter fermentans DSM 18053, the window ATGATGTTCCGGGCATTCAGTTTGGTACCGTCGTACGTTGTGGCGTTGAATGGTTGCTCGGTAGCTTCCCAGCCGTATTTTTTGAGCGTCGCAACCAGGTAATCGCCACAGGCTTTGTGCGGGGCGCTGTTGGGCACGCGCGCGCCGAAATCCACCTGTTTTTGTACAAATTGAAGGGCACTGTCGGCATTGAAGTCGGCACTTTTAACCAATGCGGCCGGTGCTTGCTCGGCGGTTTGTTCGGAACTGGTGTTGCTATTGCAGCCGTAAGCTCCGGCGATGATCGCAACTAGGATTGGTAATCTTTTGAAAAACAATCTATTAGAAAGAAATGGCATCTCCTGACTGAATATTGTTATTTTTTGTAAAACCAGCATTCACCTCCACCACGTACTGTACGATACCATTTGGCGGGATGCTTGCTTCTGAATAGGGCCGGGTGTTCTCTGCAATGGAAACGATCGTTTTGTCCGGGCCTACATATATAATGTCGAGCGGGATCGACGTGTTTTTCATCCAGAACGAATGCGTATCCGGCTGCTCGAAAATGAAGAGCATACCTACCGAATCGGGCAGGTAGGGCCGGAACATCAGGCCTTTATTTCGCTCCGCCTCGTTTTCCGCTATTTCGACATCGATTTTTTTATAAGTCTCACCCTTTCTGAGAAATGACACTTCGCCTTCCTTCACAAAAACGGGTGCGGGCCCTGCGGCCGGCGTTTCGGCGGTTTTATCTCCGCCGGAAAATGACCCGGCCAGGTAAGCGACGCCACCCAGCACGAATGCCGCCAAAAGTATGAATGCAAAAACCGACTGCCGCTTTTTCATGGTTATTCCTCGTAAGCCCAATCGATCCGGGTCTTGGTGTCACGGATCACCAGGCCCTGGTTTTTGAAATAAGAACGGATTTCGTCCACTTTTTCGTAGTTCTGCGAGAGTTTAAATTCGCGGTACAGTTTCAGCATTCCGTCCAGGATCGCGTGCCCTTCGGCGAGCTCTTCTTTCAAACCGAGCACATCCTCGAAGAAAATCACGAATTTTTCTTTCAGCGAAGTAAATACAGCCTCACCCAAAGCGACGGATTTAAGCTGACCTGTATTGAGCATGTTGATGTATTTCAACATGTTGAACAGGTTCGCGAATGCTACGGCGGTGTTCAGGTCGTCGTTCATGGCGTTGTAAAACCCGTCGATCGACTTTTCAATGTCGGCTTTTTTCGCGTCATCCGCATTTACGCCATCCTCATGCGTGTAGGTGAGCATTTTCGCGAGGCGCAGGCCGTTTGCTAGCTTTTTGTAGCCTTTTTGGGCGGCTTTCAATGCGTCGTTTGAAAAATCGAGTGTGCTGCGGTACTGGCTTTGGAGCATGAAAAAACGCACGGTCATCGGGCTGTACGCCTGTTCGAGCAACTCATGGTTGCCGGAAAACAGTTCGGCCGGAAGGAACGAGTTGCCGAGCGATTTCGACATTTTCTGTCCGTTGACGGTGA includes:
- a CDS encoding DUF192 domain-containing protein, with translation MKKRQSVFAFILLAAFVLGGVAYLAGSFSGGDKTAETPAAGPAPVFVKEGEVSFLRKGETYKKIDVEIAENEAERNKGLMFRPYLPDSVGMLFIFEQPDTHSFWMKNTSIPLDIIYVGPDKTIVSIAENTRPYSEASIPPNGIVQYVVEVNAGFTKNNNIQSGDAISF